The genomic DNA CACGGGCATCAGGCCCTGGCGGAGGTCCTCCAGCGCCGGCTTGGCCTTCTCGCCCAGCGCCTTCAGCTGCTCGGTGGCCTTGGCGTGGTACTCCGCCAGGCTGCCGCCGCCCTCCTTGAGCGCCTCCAGGCGCGCGGTCAGCCGCTGGCGCAGGTCGTCGCTGTAGGGCGCCAGCTGCTGCCGCAGCGTCTCCACGTGGGCGCGCGCGCGGTCGCGGAGCTCCTGGGCCAGCGGGCTCAGCttgtcctgcagctcctgcacctTCTGGCGCGCGCCCTCGCGAAACTCCTCGCCCAGCGGCGCCACCTTCTGGCGGTAGATCTCCACCTCCTCGTGCCACTTCTTCTGGAACTCGTCCAGGTAGGGCTGCACCTTCTGCTTCACCTCCTCCAGGTCCTTGTGCATCTCCTGCCTCAGCGACGCTGTCTCCTTTTCCAGGTTGTCCCAGAACTCCTGGGTCACCGGGCCCAGCTGTTCACGCACTTTGGACAACGTGCTGGCCAGGGTGTCCCAGTTGTCCAGGAGTTTCAGgctgaaaggggagagagaggagggctcAGGCTAAACCTCCTGGGCGCCCTGGCTACCCCCAGAGCTGCAGCCCAGCTCCTGTGCTTGCCCCATGTGAGACCTGGGCACACCTGTGCCTGAATGTGGGGTAGCTGGGGACAGATCCTTAGCCTAGCATCTCCCATCCACGGTCTGCCCCCCACTGCCCACTGCATCCCATTGACCAGATGGATGCAGGAATTAGAAGGAGATAGAGCTGAAGCTGGTTTTGGTGCCTGATCCTGTCTGTCCCCAAAGGTGGACCTTTTAAGGACCTAGTCTCTACTCTTCCAGCCCATTCTCCTCTCTGAAGACAGCCATCTCTGTTGCTGGCTGGAGCTGAGAAGGGAGTTAAGAATAGGCAAGGGCAGAGTGCAGTGTGGAGAATACTGACCAGACAGCGCTGGTCTGCCCCTTGCTGATCCTGCTTGTGGATCCCACTTCTTGCTTCTATGGAGCCCATCAAATAGGAGGTGGGGATTGGGCCAATCTGGCTGCTTCTTCCCACAGGCATCTCCATCCCCCAGCACTGACACCCCCGACCCCTGCCCCAGCCACAAGCAGGTTCTTACTTGAGCTGTTTTCCCAAAGCGGAGGCTTCAAATTGGGCCACGTAGTCTCTGCCACTATCCTTGATTGCTTCCACATACACGGTGGCAAAATCCTTCACCCGATCCCAGGACGACTGGGGCTCATCTTGCTGCCAGAAATGCCGAGCCTGGCTCCCTGGAAAGGAGAGGGGAGACCCAGATCAGACCAGCTCTGGGCTGGGATCTGAGCAGAAGTGCTTGGCAGGGGAGAGGGGTGCGAAGGAGTAATTCTGCTTCCTGGGCCCAGGAGGGTGGTCCGCAGGGGTTCAGGGAGAAGGCTCCCCCCAGTCGTTGGCTCCCTAGGTTGGGGGCACCTACCCGTCAGGAAGAGCACAGCCAAGGTCAGCACCACGGCTTTCATCTTGAAGGGATGTGGGTGacctggaggagaagaagggCCCCGCTGAGCAGGGCTTGAAGAAGCCCATGCATCCCCTCCTCACTCCAGCCGGGGAGGAGGAGGCGGGGCACAGGGTGGGGAGGGCCAGGGGTCCAGAGCCCCCAGCCTGGGGTAGAGGCTCCGGCCAGCATCCCAGAGCCTCAGATGCCTAGAGCTGGGGAGCGGGTAGCAGCACTTACCTCAATGGCCAGCAGTCTAATCAGCCAGCTCTCCCCCAGCCTATTTATGtgtccaggcagggctgggctcagAGGCTGATAAGCCCAGCCCAGGCCTTGCTGCTGCTCACTGGTCCTGGCGATGTGGAACTCAGAGTTCAAGGATCAGCTCTGTCCCTGGGGCCAGACAAATAGAGCAGGCAAACAGGAAGCTACGGGGGCTGCAGGGCCAGGGATCAAGGGTTCCagtaggggtgggagggggtgggtacAGGCTTGCAGGTCCCCAGAGTCGGGGTCAGCTGCACCAGCCCATCTCCTCCGTGGGGATTGTGTGCCTGCCATTGTCCATTGTGCCATCGCAGCGggtgagaggaaggaaggaggaaaaacacAGAGGCTGCCAAGGCCGGCTGGGACTCCTCCACTCAAGAGGTATTCTCCCCTGCTGGCCCCTCGCATTCCAGGGTGATTAtctcacccccaccctgccccagctTCACAAAGGCAGCAGAGGTTTCTCCCATCAAAGCTGTCCCATCTCTCTCTCATCCCCACCTCGCTCTAGGCCCTCGCAGACCTCCCAGACTGGATAGCAAAGGGAACCTTGTGCTTGGaggctgtctgaggagagagAGGATGGTACTCAGTGGCCCCCAGACTTTGAGACGTCTAACATTTCCAAACACACTCTAGAGACCAACACAGAGTTGccaacttttcattttgtcatcTTACGCACCGCCACTCCCAACCTGACCCAAACCCTACCATCAGCCGTAACCAACCATAATCTCTTCCAAACCGATTTTTTTTCAAGTCtctattgaatctgttacaatattgcttctgttttatgttttggttttatggctgtgaggcgtgtggaatcttagctccctgaccagagattggtacaccccctgcattggaaggcaaagtcataACCACTTATCCTCCCACAGAAATtccaagattattttttaaagaacttccctggtgatccagtggttaggattaaGGGCTTTCCCTGCCAAGggtctgggttccatctctggttggggaactaagatccctcaagtgGAGAGGCATGgacaaataaaaaagattttttaacacCGAAAAAGGGCATGATCTCAGAATAAAGGACAGTCACTTAAATGGGATACATAGatcttttcattgttcattttgGCCTTGCATCCCACACAAGTGAGAATGGACACCATCCCTGAGGGATGGCTGATGTCGAGGAAGGACCTCTGGACTGCTAGCGGCAGGAGCCTGTTCTCTTATTTCATCCCTTTTTGCCTTCAACTTGCAAAATCCTGGAGGAAGCTCATGAGCCCAGTATGCAATCTGAGTTTGGTTTCCTATcagtaaaatgaagacaaaaatggGGGTGGCTGGAGGACAGACCCAGGGAAGTTGATGCTGTGTGTTCATTGGTGTTTGCAGTGACATTTCCTGAGATTTCTCCTGGAAGGTGTGAGACCCCCAACACCAGGTCGCTGACAGGGCCTGGGTCATAGAACCTGTGAGCGTGCAAGCAGACAGGAGTTTTGAGATCAGCCTCTCTCCACCCCCATctccagatgaggaagctgaagactGGAGGGAGTTGCCCAGTGTCCCTGATCTCCCAGGGCATGGGAGGCAGGGCTGCacttagaacccaggtctctggactGAGGACCCAGGGCAGAAATGTGTCCTGTGCCACCTACCCAGGAAACTCCCTAGGGTTCCAGAACTCAGCCAGGGGCTACTGTCTGCCAGACGCCAGAGTGGCAGGGCTCCAGGCCTCTCCCACTCTAGTAGCCTCATGCCTTTCTCCCCAGAGGGGAAAGCTCTGGAGCTGGGCTACCTTcagtttgaatcccagctttcCCACTTGTTAGCTGAACCTCCCCCACACCTCAGTCGCTTATCTGTTAAGCGAAGATAACAATAGTCATCTCCTAGAGTTATAGTAGGCGTAGCAAGTGGATGGAGAATAATGTCCCCCTACCCCTGCCAACATGTCCATGTCCTGCCCTCTGGAACCTGTGACTGTTCCTTTAAGTTGCAGaagagactttgcagatgtgattataAGTCCCttgagagggacttccctagtggttcagtggttgaagaatctgcctttcaacgCAAAggacgctggttcgatccctggttagggaacaaaGATTCCCAaatgccctggggcaactaagcctgcacactgcaactgctTAGCCTGTGCATGCtggtgccacaactagagagtctgtgcatgACAgcaaaagatcccatatgctgcaactaataaacaaatattaaggaCCTTGAGATGGGGTGACTCTCCAGGGTTATCCAGGTGGTCCCGTCTCATCACAAGGATCCTTACATACACAAGAGGGAGGCGGGAGAGGCAGAGTCAGAGAAGATGGGAGATCGAAAGCAGAGGTCGGAGGGATGTGATTGTTGGGAGGGGACCATGAGCCAAAAGATGCAGGCAGGCTCTAGAAGCTGGGTGAGACCAAGAAGAAGAGTCTCCTCGGAGCCTCCAGGAGGAATCAGCTCTGCTGATGCCGTGCTCTAGACTTGTATGATCCTTTGTGGACTTCTGACTTCCAGACCCGTGCTGTAAGATAAGAAGTCTATGTGGTGTTAAGCACTAAGTTAGAACATGCATGGCAAAACTGAAAGTGCCTGGCACTGAGTAAACAGTAACTCTTCTGCACCCCAGCACCCCAGTTTCTGGCCTTGTGTCCCCTGCTCCCACTGAACACACTCACACTGGCAGACCAGAGCTATGAATGACTTCAGTCTCTGGTGGCGGAagtaggggagggggaggaatcaCATTTTCTCCATGTGGGCTCGAC from Budorcas taxicolor isolate Tak-1 chromosome 15, Takin1.1, whole genome shotgun sequence includes the following:
- the APOA1 gene encoding apolipoprotein A-I gives rise to the protein MKAVVLTLAVLFLTGSQARHFWQQDEPQSSWDRVKDFATVYVEAIKDSGRDYVAQFEASALGKQLNLKLLDNWDTLASTLSKVREQLGPVTQEFWDNLEKETASLRQEMHKDLEEVKQKVQPYLDEFQKKWHEEVEIYRQKVAPLGEEFREGARQKVQELQDKLSPLAQELRDRARAHVETLRQQLAPYSDDLRQRLTARLEALKEGGGSLAEYHAKATEQLKALGEKAKPALEDLRQGLMPVLESLKVSILAVIDEASKKLNAQ